A region of Nostoc sp. 'Peltigera membranacea cyanobiont' N6 DNA encodes the following proteins:
- a CDS encoding beta-propeller domain-containing protein, whose translation MNDFNNFSLEDAEYVLNLPYHLARAGIADDLCHLLTEFEFIDYKLSILPPQSVIEDYELALQPAVAISVQIKESIELIQAAIRLSANVLAEDRGQLAGQLLGRLQDYDSSEVQSFLEQAILSTTTVWLRPLTSSLTIAGGLLSRTFSGHMAAVNAVAVTPDGQKIISGSEDNTLKVWQLSSGKELLTLQGHTGSVSAITLTPDGRQVISASSDRTLSLWDLEQGTELQTFWGHDDRVWAIAITPDGQQMISGSSDGTIKLWDIATGTEIHSFVEGHSRGVRALALTPDGKRAISASTQGFLKVWDLEHRIELYTLADQIGWVRSMAVTPDGRYAICAVASQFRLTIWDLETKTQLPPFLGHGGSVETVAIAPDGETIISSGANKTIKVWNLHTRELLQTLEGHTNSVTAVAITPDGQQIVSASKDKTLKIWDLRRDRQMQTSKHFSSIDALTITPNGQYVISSNYRQLVVWSLKNYTVLKILEDAHLAAISALAISPDRQWVISSSQDCTLKLWNVQTGAVLRTIGDFHTSPVIAVAVSSDGQAIISGCYDGTLKIWDFDSGRLLREIKAHKGAVLALSIAGSNTIVSASSDRTLKLWDFESGNCLRSFAGHTDAVLSVEVTADGKRAISAAADCTLKLWNLESGTHLRDFIGHTDKVLVVKLASDGQHLLSASADRTFRLWDLESGTELDCREGDPKRASAITAQIDEQHIVGVCEDGTLQVWDNSRQAIVKVWMPGHNKQVYAVTATLDSQRVISTGLDNALKVWDLETGAVLQTLKGHIGFLFDF comes from the coding sequence ATGAATGATTTCAATAACTTCTCCCTAGAAGATGCAGAATATGTTCTGAACCTGCCATACCATCTAGCTAGAGCAGGCATCGCGGATGACCTATGCCATCTATTAACCGAATTTGAGTTTATTGATTATAAACTCTCCATTTTACCTCCGCAATCAGTTATCGAAGACTATGAACTGGCACTTCAACCTGCTGTTGCCATTTCCGTTCAAATCAAGGAAAGTATAGAATTAATCCAAGCTGCAATTCGATTATCAGCAAATGTTTTGGCAGAAGATAGAGGACAATTGGCAGGACAATTGCTGGGTCGCTTACAAGATTATGATTCTTCTGAAGTTCAAAGCTTTCTTGAGCAGGCGATCCTTTCCACGACTACTGTATGGCTGCGTCCATTAACCTCTAGCCTGACTATAGCGGGAGGGCTGTTAAGTCGCACTTTCAGCGGTCACATGGCAGCTGTTAACGCAGTTGCAGTCACACCTGATGGACAAAAAATTATCTCTGGTTCTGAGGACAATACGCTCAAGGTTTGGCAACTGAGTAGTGGGAAAGAGTTGTTGACATTGCAAGGCCATACTGGATCTGTCAGCGCGATCACACTCACACCTGATGGACGGCAAGTTATTTCTGCTTCCAGCGATCGCACACTCAGCCTTTGGGATCTAGAACAAGGAACCGAGTTGCAGACTTTTTGGGGGCATGACGATCGCGTTTGGGCAATCGCTATCACACCCGATGGTCAGCAGATGATCTCTGGTTCATCTGATGGCACCATCAAACTCTGGGACATTGCAACTGGAACGGAAATTCACAGCTTTGTGGAGGGACACTCAAGGGGAGTCAGAGCTTTGGCTCTAACACCGGATGGTAAACGAGCCATTTCTGCTTCCACCCAAGGTTTTTTAAAAGTATGGGATTTAGAGCATCGAATTGAACTCTACACACTTGCAGATCAAATTGGCTGGGTTCGCTCGATGGCAGTTACTCCTGATGGGCGCTATGCTATTTGTGCGGTTGCCAGTCAATTCCGGTTGACGATCTGGGATCTGGAAACGAAAACTCAATTACCCCCATTTTTAGGACATGGGGGATCGGTTGAAACCGTAGCGATCGCTCCTGATGGAGAAACAATTATTTCTAGTGGAGCTAACAAAACAATCAAAGTTTGGAACTTGCACACTAGAGAATTGCTGCAAACACTGGAAGGACATACTAACTCAGTCACTGCTGTGGCAATTACTCCAGATGGTCAACAAATTGTTTCTGCTTCTAAAGATAAAACCTTGAAAATTTGGGATCTTCGACGCGATCGCCAAATGCAAACGAGTAAACATTTTAGTTCAATAGATGCACTAACCATAACTCCCAACGGGCAGTATGTTATTTCCTCCAATTATCGACAACTTGTGGTTTGGAGCTTAAAAAACTACACGGTTCTCAAAATCCTAGAGGACGCTCATCTTGCTGCAATCAGTGCCCTAGCAATCAGCCCCGATCGGCAGTGGGTTATTTCTAGTTCACAGGACTGTACACTCAAACTTTGGAATGTGCAGACTGGAGCCGTTCTCCGAACTATTGGTGACTTCCATACCTCACCTGTGATTGCAGTAGCAGTTTCCTCAGATGGACAGGCGATTATTTCGGGTTGCTATGATGGTACATTAAAAATCTGGGATTTTGATAGCGGCAGGCTCTTGCGGGAAATAAAAGCACATAAAGGTGCCGTCTTAGCGCTCTCGATCGCAGGTAGTAACACAATTGTTTCTGCATCAAGCGATCGCACTCTTAAACTCTGGGATTTTGAATCTGGAAATTGCTTACGTTCTTTTGCAGGACACACAGATGCAGTTTTGTCTGTCGAGGTGACTGCCGATGGAAAACGAGCGATTTCTGCTGCCGCAGATTGCACCTTGAAGTTGTGGAATTTGGAAAGTGGCACCCACTTGCGAGACTTTATTGGGCATACGGATAAAGTACTCGTAGTCAAACTCGCTTCAGATGGTCAACACCTACTTTCTGCCTCTGCTGACCGCACATTTAGGCTTTGGGACTTAGAGTCAGGGACTGAATTGGACTGTCGAGAGGGCGATCCCAAGCGTGCTTCTGCCATCACTGCACAGATTGATGAACAACATATTGTTGGCGTTTGTGAAGACGGTACACTCCAGGTTTGGGACAATAGCCGCCAAGCGATTGTGAAAGTCTGGATGCCAGGTCACAACAAGCAAGTCTATGCTGTTACCGCAACCCTTGACAGCCAAAGAGTAATCTCAACAGGTCTGGATAACGCTCTCAAAGTTTGGGATCTAGAAACAGGAGCAGTTTTACAGACACTTAAGGGACATATAGGATTCCTATTTGATTTTTGA
- a CDS encoding VMAP-C domain-containing protein yields the protein MNTEYLKAILNRIASKQHTEDDITLLEQALVADNCQIASQLGKYNVNIGEGKEIHIGDRIYNQWDKEAMEALVKAIQEASGIHQNTQGGDAAARDIDKRNIYENCTFIQLLAKDSNLGSLSQEPLKDLDFSDISQESIRQAYQDALPPDASVWNLEGNNITQILQELNEFRRLFEFFNCLSQDESLPEEIRNKLSNVAKNIVSKKHPEEKTNKSSKDFFSDKEGLLESYLIATLERCDDDNEQFLLNAWLIIDDSVQVNDLSKFTSLLNKDEQQQGTLCKFNDIPKQLNKFLKASLRHLRGKQYQLIVEVFLPSDLIGTEVDRWKIYDPIVEEITLGIKYPIRLRSLERLDLEYLDSYLSDWYKYWNKVKTVLHNEPIQELFAHLEEMETFNWKSLRSSLKEKIGLKVTCAPPKAKTKELFKAILTATTPIAIWTRCDIPNFDHVAAIDEILTFKPLCHLCESVRLTREKADAQTEEHLGFHLALLWEDPHRLTPNVMLELKTPGQ from the coding sequence ATGAATACAGAATATCTAAAAGCTATTCTTAACAGAATCGCTAGTAAGCAACATACTGAAGACGATATAACATTATTAGAACAGGCACTGGTTGCCGATAATTGCCAGATTGCATCACAGTTGGGTAAGTATAACGTCAATATTGGAGAAGGGAAAGAGATACATATAGGCGATCGCATTTACAACCAGTGGGATAAGGAAGCGATGGAAGCCTTAGTTAAAGCAATTCAAGAAGCAAGCGGTATTCATCAAAATACTCAGGGTGGCGATGCAGCCGCAAGAGATATTGATAAACGTAATATTTACGAAAATTGTACATTTATTCAATTGCTGGCTAAAGACAGTAATCTTGGTAGTCTTTCTCAAGAACCCTTAAAAGATTTAGATTTTTCTGATATCTCTCAAGAAAGTATTCGACAAGCGTATCAAGATGCTTTACCTCCCGATGCTAGTGTGTGGAATTTAGAGGGAAACAATATCACACAAATCTTACAAGAGCTTAATGAATTTAGAAGATTATTTGAGTTTTTTAACTGTTTAAGTCAGGATGAAAGTCTACCTGAAGAAATTCGCAATAAACTAAGTAATGTTGCTAAAAACATAGTATCAAAAAAGCATCCAGAGGAGAAGACAAATAAATCCTCAAAAGATTTTTTTTCTGACAAAGAAGGACTACTTGAATCCTATTTAATCGCTACCCTTGAGCGTTGTGATGATGATAATGAGCAGTTTTTACTGAATGCTTGGTTAATTATTGATGACTCAGTGCAAGTAAATGACCTATCTAAATTTACATCACTACTGAACAAAGATGAACAGCAACAGGGAACATTATGTAAATTTAATGACATACCAAAACAACTGAACAAATTTTTGAAGGCAAGTCTAAGACATCTTCGAGGTAAACAATATCAGCTAATTGTTGAGGTGTTTTTACCAAGTGATTTGATTGGTACAGAGGTAGATCGCTGGAAAATTTATGACCCGATAGTAGAGGAAATAACTTTGGGGATTAAGTATCCAATTCGACTGCGATCGCTAGAACGTCTGGATCTTGAATATTTAGATTCTTATCTATCTGATTGGTATAAGTATTGGAACAAGGTTAAAACTGTTTTACATAATGAACCCATTCAAGAACTATTTGCACATCTTGAGGAGATGGAAACTTTTAATTGGAAGTCGTTGAGAAGTAGTTTAAAGGAAAAAATCGGACTTAAGGTAACTTGCGCTCCTCCCAAAGCCAAAACCAAGGAGTTATTTAAAGCTATCTTAACAGCAACGACACCAATTGCCATTTGGACAAGATGTGATATCCCTAATTTTGATCATGTGGCTGCAATAGATGAAATATTAACTTTTAAACCATTATGTCATTTGTGTGAATCAGTTAGACTGACTAGAGAAAAAGCTGATGCTCAAACTGAAGAACATTTAGGGTTTCATTTAGCCCTGCTTTGGGAAGATCCTCATCGTCTTACCCCTAATGTCATGCTGGAATTAAAAACACCTGGACAATAA
- a CDS encoding IS630 family transposase (programmed frameshift) has product MINQHLQTATLPGGVATAIAELQDFIAACRDAREARKALAVKLVYQDYLYEEIQAILDVSLGSITGWKQAYEEDGINGLCLNYKGRKSYLSTQQQEEVLSWLQTKNCWELGELEYKLAFEYDVIYESKQSYYDLFDAAGISWKKTTKLNPKADENAVAGKKKEIATLLANHREEIETGLLRVLLLDECHLLWGDLSGYVWGKTDQEIAVPVVNERDKQTYYGAVDYLERELLLKAYDSGNSKNTIDYLQYLLAHSPNQRLLILWDGASYHRSNEVRGFLDEVNLGLPAEQWKIHCVRFAPNCPEQNPIEDIWLQAKTWVRRFCALIPKFSHLKWMFEWFIRHTTFDFPTLQMYGVFSKIK; this is encoded by the exons ATGATAAATCAGCATCTACAAACGGCAACACTACCTGGAGGAGTGGCAACTGCGATCGCTGAGTTACAAGATTTTATAGCAGCTTGTCGTGATGCCCGTGAGGCAAGAAAAGCTTTGGCAGTCAAATTGGTTTACCAAGATTACTTGTACGAAGAAATCCAAGCTATTTTAGATGTGTCTCTAGGCTCGATAACAGGCTGGAAACAAGCCTATGAGGAAGATGGAATTAATGGACTGTGCTTGAACTACAAAGGGAGAAAGAGCTACCTGAGTACTCAACAGCAAGAAGAAGTATTGAGTTGGCTGCAAACTAAAAACTGCTGGGAGCTAGGTGAACTAGAGTACAAATTAGCTTTTGAGTACGACGTAATTTATGAATCAAAGCAAAGTTACTACGACCTGTTTGATGCAGCAGGAATTAGCTGGAAGAAAACCACAAAATTAAATCCCAAAGCCGACGAGAATGCTGTCGCAG GCAAAAAAAAAGAGATTGCAACACTGCTGGCAAACCACCGAGAGGAAATTGAAACAGGCTTATTGAGAGTGTTGCTGCTTGATGAATGCCATTTGCTATGGGGAGATTTAAGTGGATATGTTTGGGGGAAAACTGACCAAGAAATAGCAGTTCCAGTTGTGAACGAACGAGATAAACAGACATACTATGGAGCAGTTGACTATCTCGAACGAGAATTGCTACTAAAAGCCTACGATAGCGGAAATTCTAAAAATACTATTGATTACCTACAGTATTTGCTAGCTCACTCCCCCAACCAGCGATTGCTAATTTTGTGGGATGGCGCTAGTTATCACCGTTCCAACGAAGTTCGAGGCTTCTTAGATGAGGTAAATCTTGGTCTACCAGCCGAGCAATGGAAAATACACTGCGTTCGCTTTGCTCCTAATTGTCCAGAACAAAACCCTATCGAGGATATTTGGTTGCAAGCTAAAACATGGGTTCGACGTTTCTGTGCCTTGATCCCAAAATTCTCGCATTTGAAGTGGATGTTTGAGTGGTTTATTCGACACACTACCTTTGATTTCCCCACTCTTCAGATGTACGGAGTTTTTTCAAAAATCAAATAG
- a CDS encoding NB-ARC domain-containing protein, whose amino-acid sequence MTHFETLKQILHRVEKGQQTDDDITILGQLLLAGDRQFVQQLGKYNVNIGEGKEIHIGDRIYLEWNDEAIEALVKVLSPSPIGIPQNIPHTGVIKFVGRTHELQLLHQKLQEKNCVAISAIAGMGGIGKTELAIKYALDHKKDYSGGICWLRARDKNIGEQIVNFTQNNLGLKIPDYIKGLDNQVSWCWQHWQEGNVLIVLDDVTNYAHIKSYLPFANPRFRVLITTRLELLQFHQRIELNVLEPDTGLILLEFFISNKERIQNEYTIAQKICKFLGYLPLGLELVGRYLEHKPNLSLAEMLQRLEAKGLKQQALKKPEKLTSDMTAELGVAAAFDLSWQELNSTAKELSLFLCLFDLVPISWQLVEQCFPEQDTENLEEARDYFLVYLHLLQREEKETYKLHELIREFFQSKLVELTQTTLIEAVAIKIGEIAAKNSIYITEILQKGLLNWNFPPSSQLSALEWGKQVYIASESWCNGLDKLAKLVMPLRADSSLPVLGVALVEKNPISFRASLIKNLPQSGAIAFERTLINNPNLLCLVIGWYFGEDIQENIVELPSEATKISEDNYNCGDIDINALFKLGWNNFKSSLIKPNISTAWHYVFTDIVEKMSKLLQERSLPVSSGYLSLEAAWHGAIYLTRKHLINSYPNNYCDPIALDEIENRLSKINQYQFSSMMKHCLNQLRIEINACREQDKTHLTLSSSVQIFKSSYNISPEIILNYTADIFQQSIESYEQLVNSLFIKLIPKLQLASILPARLVGYIVPPKSSVDSISISWHWESLPKGQKSYVYFRLIENENSLASSFCQTDLFPKTLKQTPFTQSLLGTNPVTERVYQWLWEDLKKIGWIKGDRLENAGFPYWR is encoded by the coding sequence ATGACACATTTTGAAACCCTCAAGCAAATTCTCCATCGGGTTGAAAAAGGACAGCAAACCGATGATGACATCACGATTCTAGGTCAGCTACTTCTGGCTGGCGATCGCCAATTTGTACAGCAACTAGGTAAATATAATGTCAATATTGGGGAAGGGAAAGAGATACACATAGGCGATCGCATTTATTTAGAATGGAATGATGAAGCGATAGAAGCCTTAGTTAAAGTACTCAGTCCAAGTCCAATTGGAATTCCCCAAAATATTCCTCATACAGGCGTAATCAAATTTGTAGGCAGAACACATGAGCTTCAACTGTTACACCAAAAGTTGCAAGAAAAAAACTGTGTAGCCATTTCAGCGATTGCCGGAATGGGTGGTATAGGTAAAACGGAACTAGCGATTAAGTACGCACTAGATCACAAAAAAGACTATTCTGGAGGAATTTGCTGGTTGCGAGCAAGGGATAAGAATATTGGCGAACAAATTGTTAATTTTACTCAAAACAATTTAGGTTTAAAGATTCCAGATTATATTAAAGGTTTAGATAATCAAGTAAGTTGGTGTTGGCAACATTGGCAAGAAGGAAATGTTTTAATTGTGTTAGATGATGTTACTAACTACGCACATATTAAATCTTACCTTCCTTTTGCTAATCCTCGTTTTCGAGTATTAATAACCACACGATTAGAATTATTGCAATTTCACCAAAGAATAGAGTTAAATGTATTAGAACCGGATACAGGGCTTATTTTATTAGAGTTTTTTATTAGTAACAAAGAAAGAATACAAAATGAATACACAATTGCTCAAAAAATATGTAAGTTTTTGGGATATTTACCATTAGGATTAGAATTAGTGGGACGCTATCTGGAACATAAACCAAATTTATCCTTAGCAGAAATGTTACAACGTTTAGAAGCAAAAGGACTGAAGCAACAAGCATTAAAAAAACCAGAAAAGCTAACTTCAGACATGACAGCTGAGTTAGGAGTTGCAGCTGCTTTTGATTTGAGTTGGCAAGAGTTAAATTCTACAGCCAAGGAGTTGAGTTTATTTTTATGTCTATTTGATTTAGTACCTATTTCCTGGCAGTTGGTTGAACAGTGTTTTCCTGAGCAAGATACAGAAAATTTAGAGGAAGCCAGAGATTATTTTCTAGTCTATCTACATTTATTGCAACGTGAAGAAAAAGAAACTTATAAACTACATGAATTGATTCGCGAGTTTTTTCAAAGTAAATTAGTTGAATTAACACAGACTACTTTAATAGAAGCAGTAGCCATAAAAATAGGGGAGATTGCAGCTAAAAATAGTATCTATATTACCGAAATTTTACAGAAAGGATTACTAAATTGGAACTTTCCTCCGAGTTCACAACTGTCAGCATTAGAATGGGGAAAGCAAGTTTATATAGCCAGTGAGTCTTGGTGCAATGGACTAGATAAATTAGCAAAATTAGTAATGCCTCTTAGAGCAGATAGTAGTTTACCAGTTTTGGGCGTTGCTTTAGTTGAGAAAAATCCAATTAGTTTTAGAGCTAGTCTTATTAAGAATTTACCCCAATCTGGTGCTATTGCATTTGAAAGAACATTAATAAATAATCCGAATCTACTTTGCCTTGTAATCGGTTGGTATTTTGGAGAAGATATTCAAGAAAATATTGTGGAATTACCTTCAGAAGCTACAAAAATTTCTGAAGATAATTATAATTGTGGAGATATAGATATAAATGCACTTTTTAAATTAGGTTGGAATAATTTTAAATCGTCTCTGATTAAGCCCAATATATCTACAGCTTGGCATTACGTTTTTACTGATATTGTTGAAAAAATGTCAAAATTGTTACAAGAGCGATCGCTTCCTGTTTCATCAGGATATCTTTCTCTTGAAGCTGCTTGGCACGGGGCTATTTATTTAACTCGGAAACATCTCATAAACTCTTACCCAAATAACTATTGTGATCCAATTGCTTTAGATGAGATTGAAAACCGTCTATCTAAAATTAATCAATACCAGTTTTCTTCGATGATGAAACACTGTTTAAATCAGTTAAGAATTGAGATAAACGCTTGTCGTGAGCAAGATAAAACTCATTTAACCCTTTCTTCTTCTGTTCAAATTTTCAAAAGTAGTTATAATATTTCTCCTGAAATTATACTAAATTATACTGCGGATATTTTCCAGCAATCAATTGAAAGTTATGAGCAATTAGTTAATAGTTTATTTATTAAACTTATTCCAAAGTTACAGTTAGCATCAATTTTACCCGCTAGACTTGTTGGTTATATTGTTCCACCTAAAAGTTCTGTTGACTCAATTAGTATAAGTTGGCATTGGGAATCTTTGCCTAAAGGTCAAAAAAGTTATGTATATTTTAGATTAATTGAAAACGAAAATTCTTTAGCCTCTTCATTTTGCCAGACAGATCTATTTCCTAAAACACTAAAACAAACTCCATTCACTCAATCATTGCTAGGAACTAATCCTGTGACTGAAAGGGTATATCAATGGCTTTGGGAAGATTTAAAAAAGATAGGATGGATTAAAGGCGATCGGTTAGAAAATGCAGGGTTTCCTTACTGGAGGTAA
- a CDS encoding AAA family ATPase gives MTDWKIFQGNSEPHDNINQLPPPPSWRKFIGADKEIVEQIEQRWQKFCENLEQNARNEQRGKSFRIHTDKNNDRNTVINMVNAALYLRRPLLVTGKPGTGKTSLAYAVAYELKLGALLPWYITARSTLQEGLYRYDAIARLQDVQMGDKSKDIGRYIQLGPLGTALLPSRRPRVLLIDEIDKSDINLPNDLLNLFEEGEFEIPELARIYKEVNQVEVRTYDGIDVPIKEGRVRCQNFPFILLTNNGERDFPPAFLRRCLRLNMPYEPDATALKEIIKAHLSSDVITKDEVKINQLIEKFRTLRESGDIATDQLLNAIYMVTSEFKPQPAEEKDLIEVLLKYLTSAEDR, from the coding sequence ATGACTGATTGGAAAATTTTTCAAGGCAATAGTGAACCGCACGATAATATTAATCAACTTCCTCCTCCCCCAAGTTGGCGTAAATTTATAGGTGCAGATAAGGAAATAGTTGAACAAATTGAGCAACGCTGGCAAAAATTCTGTGAGAATTTAGAGCAGAATGCAAGAAATGAGCAACGGGGTAAAAGTTTCCGTATCCACACCGATAAAAATAATGACAGAAACACTGTTATTAATATGGTCAATGCAGCTTTATATTTAAGACGACCTTTGTTAGTAACGGGAAAACCGGGGACAGGTAAAACGTCTTTGGCTTATGCTGTGGCTTATGAACTAAAACTGGGGGCGTTGTTACCTTGGTATATTACTGCTCGTTCTACCTTACAGGAAGGATTATATCGTTATGATGCGATCGCCCGCCTGCAAGATGTGCAGATGGGTGATAAAAGTAAAGATATTGGTCGCTACATTCAACTAGGCCCACTAGGTACAGCCCTTCTTCCTTCCCGCCGTCCTCGTGTGCTGCTGATTGATGAAATAGATAAAAGTGATATTAATTTACCCAATGATTTACTCAATTTGTTTGAAGAAGGGGAATTTGAAATTCCAGAATTAGCGCGAATTTATAAAGAGGTGAATCAAGTAGAAGTTCGCACCTATGATGGGATAGATGTCCCCATTAAAGAAGGTCGAGTGCGGTGTCAGAATTTCCCTTTTATTCTGTTAACTAACAACGGTGAGCGAGATTTTCCGCCTGCTTTTTTAAGGCGTTGTTTAAGGTTAAATATGCCTTATGAACCTGATGCAACCGCTTTGAAGGAAATTATAAAGGCACATTTAAGCAGTGATGTGATAACGAAAGATGAGGTAAAAATAAATCAATTAATTGAAAAATTCAGAACATTGCGAGAAAGTGGGGATATAGCAACAGATCAACTGCTGAATGCCATTTATATGGTCACTAGTGAGTTTAAACCGCAACCAGCAGAAGAAAAAGACCTGATTGAAGTATTGCTGAAATACTTAACTAGTGCGGAGGACAGATGA
- a CDS encoding WD40 repeat domain-containing protein, with protein sequence MRDESGAEIHPTGVNSVAVIPNKHKAVSAGVDWTLKVWDLEASTVLRTLVGHKDEITAVAVTPDGRSCISGSRDRTLKVWDLEHESEPYDLGNHNGWINAVAVTPDGQRIISASDDATVKVWDFQNRIQLLDLEVHRAQVTDIAVFGGGQFAISVSRDCSLKLWDLRSGTVLTSFIGDSELLSCAVAPDGVTIVAGEISGRLHFLRLENLRQKL encoded by the coding sequence ATTCGAGACGAGAGCGGTGCTGAGATCCATCCTACAGGAGTCAATTCTGTCGCCGTGATTCCAAACAAGCACAAAGCAGTTTCTGCCGGAGTAGATTGGACTTTGAAAGTTTGGGATTTGGAAGCAAGCACTGTACTTCGTACCCTGGTGGGTCACAAGGATGAAATCACAGCTGTAGCGGTTACGCCAGATGGTCGCTCTTGCATTTCCGGCTCTCGCGATCGCACATTAAAAGTTTGGGATTTGGAACACGAATCTGAACCCTACGACTTAGGCAACCACAATGGATGGATTAATGCTGTAGCAGTCACACCAGATGGACAGCGAATTATTTCTGCATCTGATGACGCAACTGTGAAAGTTTGGGATTTCCAAAACAGAATACAACTGCTGGATTTAGAGGTTCATCGCGCTCAGGTTACGGACATCGCAGTATTTGGTGGTGGACAGTTTGCCATTTCGGTTTCTCGGGATTGTAGCCTCAAACTCTGGGATCTTCGTTCTGGAACTGTCCTAACTAGCTTCATTGGAGATAGTGAATTACTATCCTGTGCCGTTGCGCCCGATGGAGTCACCATTGTGGCTGGAGAGATATCAGGACGACTGCATTTTCTGAGATTAGAAAATCTGAGACAGAAGCTATAA